A genomic segment from Nicotiana sylvestris chromosome 1, ASM39365v2, whole genome shotgun sequence encodes:
- the LOC138872125 gene encoding uncharacterized protein — MPFKIAFFMWKIWRAKLPLDDFMRRLGYSMASRCWCCAEPNEETLTHLFYTANAARTVWKFFLNKAGIATEGPSLHQAITKCWTTPVLPRIKPILQALPLCICWELWKRRNSLKHGEVVSVSRVIYQVSNTLQSLIKLRKSGLHVPHKWQDMLLVLENYTPKLQFEKVLWEFPLEGWIKANTDGASRGNPGRSSIGVCLRDEYGDVQYAVGREINEGSNN, encoded by the coding sequence ATGCCTTTTAAAATTGCTTTCTTTATGTGGAAAATATGGAGAGCAAAGTTACCTCTTGATGACTTCATGCGCAGATTAGGCTATTCAATGGCATCTAGGTGTTGGTGTTGTGCAGAACCAAATGAAGAAACACTAACACACCTATTCTATACAGCAAATGCAGCAAGGACAGTGTGGAAATTTTTCCTAAACAAGGCAGGAATAGCAACAGAGGGACCGAGTTTGCATCAGGCAATAACAAAGTGCTGGACAACACCTGTACTTCCAAGAATTAAACCAATACTACAAGCCTTACCTTTGTGTATCTGTTGGGAATTATGGAAAAGGAGAAATAGCTTAAAACATGGTGAAGTTGTATCTGTTAGTCGGGTTATTTATCAGGTTTCCAACACATTACAATCACTGATAAAACTGAGAAAATCAGGACTGCACGTTCCTCATAAATGGCAGGACATGTTATTGGTGCTTGAGAATTATACTCCTAAGCTGCAATTTGAGAAAGTGCTTTGGGAGTTTCCATTGGAAGGTTGGATTAAAGCTAATACTGATGGTGCATCTAGAGGCAATCCGGGAAGAAGTTCGATTGGGGTGTGCTTGAGAGATGAATATGGTGATGTTCAGTATGCTGTAGGCAGGGAAATTAATGAGGGCTCAAACAATTAA